Proteins from a genomic interval of Micromonospora sp. NBC_00389:
- the zwf gene encoding glucose-6-phosphate dehydrogenase yields the protein MDDVTQAERGGGVNPLRDPQDRRLPRIPEPCALVIFGVTGDLARKKLLPAVYDLANRGLLPPGFVVLGFARRDWGDGDFETLACEAARKHARTPWRDEVWARLAGNIKFVGGSFDDDAAFDQLATTLDELRQTHGIAGNAAFYFSIPPAAFPVVLKQLARTGMADNEKSGGWRRVVVEKPFGNDLPSAKALNDLVDDVFTRQDVFRIDHYLGKETVQNILALRFANNLFEPLWNSKYVDSVQITMAEDVGIGSRAGFYDTVGTARDVLQNHLLQLLALVAMEEPTSFDADEIRTEKLKVLKAITLPRDVARDTVRGQYLPGWVGGERAVGYLEEQGVPPDSTTETYVAVRLGIQNRRWAGVPFYIRAGKRLPRRVTEVAIMFKKAPHLPFNDADMESLGNNQLVIRVQPDEGVVLKFGSKVPGTTMEVRDIAMDFQYGEAFTESSPEAYERLVLDVLIGDRTLFPDAAEVEQSWQVIDPLEHAWVGTKPEPYRAGEWGPRASDEMLGREGRAWRRA from the coding sequence ATGGACGACGTGACGCAAGCGGAGCGAGGAGGCGGCGTGAACCCGCTGCGCGACCCCCAGGACCGCCGGTTGCCACGGATCCCCGAGCCGTGCGCTCTGGTGATCTTCGGGGTGACCGGCGACCTGGCCCGCAAGAAGCTGCTCCCCGCGGTCTACGACCTGGCCAACCGAGGGCTGCTGCCGCCCGGTTTCGTGGTCCTGGGCTTCGCCCGCCGCGACTGGGGTGACGGCGACTTCGAGACGCTGGCCTGCGAGGCGGCCCGCAAACACGCCCGTACCCCCTGGCGGGACGAGGTCTGGGCGCGGCTGGCCGGCAACATCAAGTTCGTCGGCGGGTCGTTCGACGACGACGCCGCCTTCGACCAGCTCGCCACGACGCTCGATGAGCTGCGGCAGACCCACGGCATCGCCGGCAACGCGGCGTTCTACTTCTCCATCCCCCCGGCCGCGTTCCCCGTCGTGCTCAAGCAGCTGGCCCGCACCGGGATGGCCGACAACGAGAAGTCCGGCGGCTGGCGCCGGGTGGTGGTGGAGAAGCCGTTCGGTAACGACCTGCCCTCGGCGAAGGCGCTCAACGACCTCGTCGACGACGTCTTCACCCGCCAGGACGTCTTCCGGATCGACCACTACCTGGGCAAGGAGACGGTCCAGAACATCCTTGCCCTGCGGTTCGCCAACAACCTGTTCGAGCCGCTGTGGAACTCCAAGTACGTCGACTCGGTGCAGATCACCATGGCCGAGGACGTCGGCATCGGCAGCCGAGCCGGCTTCTACGACACCGTCGGCACGGCCCGGGACGTACTCCAGAACCACCTGCTCCAGCTCCTCGCCCTGGTGGCGATGGAGGAGCCGACCAGCTTCGACGCCGACGAGATCCGGACCGAGAAGCTGAAGGTACTCAAGGCGATCACCCTGCCCAGGGACGTGGCCCGGGACACCGTACGCGGCCAGTACCTGCCCGGCTGGGTCGGCGGCGAGCGTGCGGTCGGCTACCTGGAGGAGCAGGGCGTCCCGCCCGACTCCACCACCGAGACGTACGTGGCGGTGCGGCTCGGCATCCAGAACCGCCGCTGGGCCGGCGTGCCGTTCTACATCCGGGCCGGCAAGCGCCTCCCCCGGCGGGTCACCGAGGTGGCCATCATGTTCAAGAAGGCGCCGCACCTGCCGTTCAACGACGCCGACATGGAGTCACTGGGCAACAACCAGTTGGTCATCCGGGTGCAGCCGGACGAGGGCGTGGTGCTCAAGTTCGGCTCGAAGGTGCCGGGCACCACGATGGAGGTCCGCGACATCGCGATGGACTTCCAGTACGGCGAAGCGTTCACCGAGTCCAGCCCGGAGGCGTACGAGCGGCTGGTGCTGGACGTGCTGATCGGCGACCGCACCCTGTTCCCGGACGCGGCGGAGGTCGAGCAGAGCTGGCAGGTCATCGACCCGCTGGAGCATGCCTGGGTGGGCACCAAGCCGGAGCCGTACCGCGCCGGCGAGTGGGGGCCGCGGGCGTCCGACGAGATGCTGGGCCGCGAGGGCCGCGCGTGGCGACGCGCGTGA
- a CDS encoding glucose-6-phosphate dehydrogenase assembly protein OpcA, translating to MIGLWDTTGSEVVKALAAERRSAGGVASGMALTLIVVVDEKRVREAEAAATIAAAAHPCRLVVVVRSEIERDRNRLDAEIVVGGRLGPCEAVVTRMYGRLALHAESVVMPLLVPDVPVVTWWHGEPPAEIATDFLGVVADRRITDTAQATDPVEALRQRARDYAPGDTDLAWTRITPWRTLVAGAFDTTEERVTEATVVAPPSDPTAALMVGWLASRLGITPRRVDSTEFPRMREVQLSCANGDQLTLTREDSMAVFRRTGQDDRALPLVRRPLGDELAEELRRLDADQVYAEALGATAGLRGLEQRSPQRVHVWKDPATAQRAEAGVAAHSGTSGEL from the coding sequence GTGATCGGGCTGTGGGACACCACCGGCAGTGAGGTGGTCAAGGCGCTCGCCGCCGAGCGGCGAAGCGCCGGCGGGGTGGCCAGCGGCATGGCGCTCACCCTCATCGTCGTGGTGGACGAGAAGCGGGTCCGCGAGGCGGAGGCGGCGGCGACCATCGCCGCCGCCGCCCACCCGTGCCGGCTGGTGGTGGTGGTCCGCTCCGAGATCGAGCGGGACCGCAACCGGCTGGACGCGGAGATCGTGGTCGGTGGCCGGCTCGGCCCGTGCGAGGCGGTGGTCACCCGGATGTACGGGCGGCTGGCCCTGCACGCCGAGTCGGTGGTGATGCCGCTGCTGGTCCCGGACGTACCGGTGGTCACCTGGTGGCACGGCGAGCCGCCGGCCGAGATCGCCACCGACTTCCTCGGCGTGGTCGCCGATCGGCGGATCACCGACACGGCGCAGGCCACGGACCCGGTGGAGGCGCTGCGGCAGCGTGCCCGGGACTACGCCCCGGGAGACACCGACCTGGCGTGGACCCGGATCACCCCGTGGCGGACCCTGGTCGCAGGGGCGTTCGACACCACCGAGGAGCGGGTCACCGAGGCGACCGTGGTCGCGCCGCCCAGCGACCCGACGGCGGCGCTGATGGTCGGTTGGCTGGCCAGCCGGCTCGGCATCACCCCCCGTCGGGTGGACAGCACGGAGTTCCCGCGGATGCGTGAGGTGCAGCTGAGCTGCGCCAACGGCGACCAGTTGACGCTGACCCGCGAGGACAGCATGGCGGTGTTCCGGCGGACCGGCCAGGACGACCGCGCCCTGCCGCTGGTCCGTCGGCCGCTCGGTGACGAACTGGCCGAGGAGCTGCGCCGGCTGGACGCCGACCAGGTGTACGCGGAGGCGTTGGGCGCCACCGCCGGGCTGCGCGGGCTGGAGCAGCGGTCCCCGCAACGGGTGCACGTCTGGAAGGATCCGGCCACCGCTCAGCGCGCCGAGGCCGGTGTCGCCGCGCACTCCGGCACCAGCGGCGAGCTCTGA
- the pgl gene encoding 6-phosphogluconolactonase: protein MSEASVAVHADADLLAQAVAARLLVKLLDAQADRGEASVVLTGGRVAAAVYRAVAQLPARDAVDWSRVDVWWGDERFLPAGDPERNETQARAALLDVVPLDPARVHPMPASDGPAGNDPERAAAGYAEELARAARPGHAALPHFDVLMLGVGEDGHVASVFPEHPVHYESRTVSAVRGSPKPPPVRTTLTLPAINTAEEVWLVAGGGDKARAVGMALAGAGPVQLPAAGVHGVDRTRWLLDRAAAADVPARLRSLR, encoded by the coding sequence ATGAGTGAGGCGAGTGTCGCCGTACACGCCGACGCCGACCTGCTGGCGCAGGCCGTGGCGGCCCGGCTGCTGGTGAAGCTGCTCGACGCACAGGCCGACCGCGGCGAGGCCTCGGTGGTGCTCACCGGTGGGCGGGTCGCCGCCGCCGTGTACCGCGCGGTGGCACAGCTACCGGCCCGCGACGCGGTGGACTGGTCCCGGGTCGACGTGTGGTGGGGCGACGAGCGGTTCCTGCCCGCCGGCGATCCGGAGCGCAACGAGACCCAGGCGCGGGCCGCCCTGCTGGACGTGGTGCCGCTGGACCCGGCCCGGGTGCACCCGATGCCGGCCTCCGATGGCCCGGCCGGCAACGACCCGGAGAGGGCCGCCGCCGGGTACGCCGAGGAGTTGGCGCGCGCCGCCCGCCCCGGGCATGCCGCGCTGCCGCACTTCGACGTGCTGATGCTGGGCGTCGGGGAGGACGGGCACGTCGCCTCGGTCTTCCCGGAGCACCCGGTGCACTACGAGAGCCGGACGGTCAGCGCGGTGCGGGGCAGCCCCAAGCCGCCGCCGGTGCGGACCACGCTCACCCTGCCGGCGATCAACACGGCGGAGGAGGTCTGGCTGGTGGCCGGTGGCGGGGACAAGGCTCGGGCGGTGGGCATGGCGCTGGCCGGCGCCGGGCCGGTGCAGTTGCCGGCCGCCGGGGTGCACGGCGTGGACCGTACCCGCTGGCTGTTGGACCGGGCTGCGGCGGCCGACGTGCCCGCCCGCCTGCGCAGCCTGCGCTGA